A stretch of Streptomyces vietnamensis DNA encodes these proteins:
- a CDS encoding MarR family winged helix-turn-helix transcriptional regulator: MSDTAPQEPSLDEQIAAYQREYRDLDPQVEKVVSALGRLNRRMNVAYGRQLSDLGISNAEWEVLKTLVLAGAPYRLGPGELAKRLGLTPAAMTHRIDRMAGEGLVTRDRDENNRVRVIVELTDEGRTKWLEAMRMATDFEEELLQDLTTEERGLLGEALIRLLRRVELTQPDAGGRLTDLD, encoded by the coding sequence ATGTCCGACACCGCTCCCCAGGAGCCGAGCCTCGACGAGCAGATCGCCGCGTATCAGCGCGAGTACCGCGACCTCGACCCGCAGGTGGAGAAGGTCGTCTCCGCCCTCGGCCGGCTGAACCGCCGGATGAACGTGGCGTACGGCCGCCAGCTCTCCGACCTCGGCATCAGCAACGCGGAGTGGGAGGTCCTCAAGACCCTCGTCCTCGCCGGCGCCCCCTATCGCCTCGGCCCCGGCGAGCTGGCCAAGCGCCTCGGCCTCACCCCGGCGGCGATGACCCACCGCATCGACCGCATGGCCGGCGAGGGCCTGGTCACCCGCGACCGCGACGAGAACAACCGCGTCCGCGTGATCGTCGAGCTGACGGACGAGGGCCGTACGAAGTGGCTGGAGGCCATGCGCATGGCCACCGACTTCGAGGAGGAACTCCTCCAGGACCTGACGACAGAGGAGCGGGGCCTCCTCGGAGAGGCCCTCATCCGCCTCCTCCGCCGCGTGGAGCTCACCCAGCCGGACGCCGGCGGCCGCCTGACGGACCTCGACTGA
- a CDS encoding MFS transporter → MRRIQAGSALSAFGLGFTVPYLYVYVAQVRDLGAATAGVVLAVFAMAALVVLPFSGRAVDRRGPVPVLLVASVVAAVGAVGMGFASSVPAAVGAAALLGAGTAVLQPALATMIVWCSSQAGRTRAFAMQFFLQNLGLGIGGLIGGLLVDTSRPGSFILLFSIEAAMFLVLAAIVGTVRMPGSPALQGARPSEGGKGGGVRALLGHKAMVQLCVLGFVLFFACYGQFESGLAAYGTEAAGIQPSALGLALAANTAVIVVAQFLVLRFVERRKRTRVIAAVGLIWTVAWLIAGYAGLGHGSQAMATAAFVSTYALFGLGEAMLSPTVAPLVADLAPESMVGSYNSAFALVKQLALAVGPAVGGPMGAALHGPYIVTFVLFSLGITFLALRLGKRLTPEQDQPSLALKPSKVVVRHEPVRESETAAA, encoded by the coding sequence ATGCGCCGCATTCAGGCAGGCAGCGCGCTGAGCGCGTTCGGACTCGGCTTCACCGTGCCGTACCTCTATGTGTACGTGGCGCAGGTGCGGGATCTGGGCGCTGCGACGGCGGGCGTCGTGCTGGCCGTCTTCGCCATGGCCGCACTGGTGGTGCTGCCCTTCAGCGGGCGGGCCGTCGACCGGCGTGGGCCCGTGCCCGTGCTCCTGGTGGCCTCGGTCGTCGCCGCCGTGGGTGCGGTGGGGATGGGCTTCGCCTCCAGCGTGCCTGCGGCCGTGGGGGCCGCGGCGCTGCTCGGTGCCGGTACGGCGGTGCTCCAGCCGGCCCTCGCCACGATGATCGTCTGGTGCTCCTCGCAGGCCGGTCGTACGCGGGCCTTCGCGATGCAGTTCTTCCTGCAGAACCTGGGGCTCGGCATCGGTGGTCTGATCGGCGGTCTGCTCGTCGACACGAGCCGGCCGGGCAGTTTCATCCTGCTGTTCTCGATCGAGGCGGCGATGTTCCTCGTGCTCGCCGCGATCGTCGGGACGGTCCGGATGCCGGGTTCGCCCGCGCTCCAGGGCGCCCGTCCGTCCGAGGGCGGCAAGGGCGGCGGTGTCCGCGCGCTGCTCGGGCACAAGGCGATGGTGCAGCTGTGCGTCCTCGGGTTCGTGCTGTTCTTCGCCTGCTACGGGCAGTTCGAGTCGGGTCTCGCCGCGTACGGCACCGAGGCCGCCGGCATCCAGCCGTCGGCGCTCGGGCTCGCGCTGGCCGCCAACACGGCGGTGATCGTGGTCGCCCAGTTCCTGGTGCTGCGGTTCGTCGAGCGCCGGAAGCGGACGCGGGTGATCGCGGCCGTGGGTCTGATCTGGACCGTGGCGTGGCTCATCGCCGGGTACGCGGGTCTCGGGCACGGCAGCCAGGCCATGGCGACGGCGGCCTTCGTCTCCACGTACGCCCTCTTCGGGCTCGGTGAGGCGATGCTGTCGCCGACCGTGGCGCCGCTGGTGGCCGATCTGGCGCCGGAGTCGATGGTCGGGTCGTACAACTCGGCCTTCGCCCTGGTGAAGCAGCTGGCGCTGGCCGTCGGTCCGGCCGTGGGCGGGCCCATGGGGGCCGCGCTGCACGGTCCGTACATCGTGACCTTCGTGCTGTTCTCGCTCGGGATCACGTTCCTGGCCCTGCGTCTGGGCAAGCGGCTCACTCCCGAGCAGGACCAGCCTTCGCTGGCCCTCAAGCCTTCGAAGGTGGTCGTTCGGCACGAGCCGGTGCGCGAGAGCGAGACCGCGGCTGCCTAG
- a CDS encoding NAD(P)/FAD-dependent oxidoreductase: protein MTEPARILVVGGGYVGMYTALRLQRQLGAELRAGTAEIVVVTPEPYMTYQPFLPEAAAGNISPRHVVVPLRRVLDRCRVVIGEVRSVDHAKRTATLSTLATEEEGTGTVEMTYDELVVAPGSVSRTLPVPGLADHGIGFKTVEEAIGLRNHVIEQMDIASSTRDPAIRDAALTFVFVGGGYAGVEALAELEDMARYAARYYHNVKPEDLRWVLVEASDRILPEVGEDMGRYAVRELRGRNIDVRLETRLESCENRVAVLSDGTRLPTRTVVWTAGVKPAPVLAATDLPLNERGRLRCTAQLAVEGTTHAWAAGDAAAVPDVTAKEPDKECAPNAQHAVRQAKVLAENIAASLRGQPLKEYAHAYVGSVASLGLHKGVAHVYGRKLKGYPAWFMHRAYHLSRVPTFNRKARVLAEWTLSGLFKREIVSLGSLEHPRAEFELAAAPPPGDGDKPQS from the coding sequence GTGACCGAACCTGCGCGCATTCTCGTGGTCGGCGGTGGCTACGTCGGCATGTACACCGCGCTGCGCCTCCAGCGGCAGCTCGGGGCGGAGCTCAGAGCCGGCACCGCCGAGATCGTGGTGGTCACCCCCGAGCCGTACATGACGTACCAGCCGTTCCTCCCGGAGGCCGCGGCCGGCAACATCTCCCCGCGCCACGTCGTCGTGCCGCTCCGCCGCGTCCTCGACCGCTGCCGCGTCGTCATCGGCGAGGTCCGGTCCGTCGACCACGCCAAGCGCACCGCGACCCTCTCCACCCTCGCCACCGAGGAGGAGGGCACCGGCACCGTCGAGATGACGTACGACGAGCTGGTCGTCGCGCCCGGCTCGGTCTCCCGCACCCTCCCGGTCCCCGGCCTGGCCGACCACGGCATCGGCTTCAAGACCGTCGAGGAGGCCATCGGCCTGCGCAACCACGTCATCGAGCAGATGGACATCGCCTCCTCCACCCGCGATCCCGCGATCCGCGACGCCGCCCTCACCTTCGTCTTCGTCGGCGGCGGCTACGCGGGCGTGGAGGCGCTCGCCGAGCTGGAGGACATGGCCCGCTACGCCGCGCGGTACTACCACAACGTCAAGCCCGAGGACCTGCGCTGGGTCCTCGTCGAGGCCTCCGACCGGATCCTCCCCGAGGTCGGCGAGGACATGGGCCGGTACGCCGTCCGCGAGCTGCGCGGCCGGAACATCGACGTGCGCCTGGAGACCCGCCTGGAGTCCTGCGAGAACCGGGTCGCCGTCCTCAGCGACGGCACCCGCCTGCCCACCCGCACCGTCGTCTGGACCGCCGGCGTGAAGCCCGCACCCGTCCTCGCCGCCACCGACCTGCCGCTGAACGAACGCGGCAGGCTCCGCTGCACCGCCCAGCTCGCCGTCGAGGGCACCACGCACGCGTGGGCGGCCGGCGACGCCGCCGCCGTCCCCGACGTCACGGCGAAGGAGCCGGACAAGGAGTGCGCGCCCAACGCCCAGCACGCCGTCCGCCAGGCCAAGGTCCTCGCCGAGAACATCGCGGCCTCCCTCCGCGGACAGCCGCTCAAGGAGTACGCGCACGCGTACGTGGGCTCCGTCGCCTCCCTCGGCCTCCACAAGGGAGTCGCCCACGTCTACGGACGCAAACTCAAGGGATATCCGGCCTGGTTCATGCACCGCGCCTACCACCTCAGCCGCGTCCCCACCTTCAACCGCAAGGCCCGGGTCCTCGCCGAATGGACCCTGTCCGGCCTGTTCAAACGGGAGATCGTCTCTCTCGGCTCCCTTGAACACCCCCGGGCCGAATTCGAACTCGCCGCAGCTCCACCCCCCGGCGACGGCGACAAGCCGCAGTCCTGA
- a CDS encoding TetR/AcrR family transcriptional regulator: MQIQDSRWQSGAGTATVDGHVPGAVDARGAAPLAGGRSAPLRVDAQRNLEHVLRAAREVFGELGYGAPMEDVARRARVGVGTVYRRFPSKDVLVRRIAEEETSRLTEQARAALGQEEEPWSALSRFLRTSVASGAGRLLPPQVLRVGVDESGVPLGADDADGAARVPYQRGVAEPTDARVVAPRQVPADERDDAGASELLEVVGRLVDRAREAGELRTDVTVADVLLVIATAAPALPDAVQQAAASARLLDILLEGLRSR; encoded by the coding sequence ATGCAGATTCAGGATTCACGGTGGCAGTCGGGCGCCGGAACGGCGACCGTCGACGGGCACGTCCCGGGGGCCGTCGACGCGCGGGGCGCCGCGCCCCTGGCGGGCGGCAGGTCCGCGCCGCTGCGGGTGGACGCCCAGCGGAACCTGGAGCACGTGCTCCGGGCCGCGCGCGAGGTGTTCGGCGAGCTCGGCTACGGGGCTCCGATGGAGGACGTGGCGCGCCGCGCCCGCGTCGGGGTCGGCACCGTCTACCGCCGCTTCCCCAGCAAGGACGTGCTGGTGCGGCGGATAGCCGAGGAGGAGACCTCCCGGCTGACCGAGCAGGCGCGGGCCGCGCTGGGCCAGGAGGAGGAGCCGTGGTCGGCGCTCTCCCGGTTCCTGCGGACCTCGGTGGCCTCGGGTGCGGGCCGTCTCCTGCCGCCGCAGGTGCTGCGGGTGGGCGTGGACGAGTCCGGGGTGCCGCTCGGCGCGGACGACGCGGACGGGGCGGCGCGGGTGCCGTACCAGCGGGGTGTCGCCGAGCCGACCGACGCGCGTGTGGTCGCGCCGCGCCAGGTGCCCGCCGACGAGCGGGACGACGCGGGGGCCTCGGAGCTCCTGGAGGTCGTCGGCCGGCTGGTCGACCGGGCGCGTGAGGCGGGTGAGCTGCGCACGGACGTGACCGTGGCGGACGTCCTCCTCGTCATCGCCACCGCCGCCCCGGCCCTGCCGGACGCGGTGCAGCAGGCGGCGGCCTCGGCCCGGCTCCTCGACATCCTTCTCGAGGGGCTGCGCTCCCGGTAG
- a CDS encoding sigma-70 family RNA polymerase sigma factor — translation MSGDSRDDPLVGGGAETEGLPPRQVPSQGGPGGLSGAPTSSGTPTSSGAPGAPSVHTEPHAEPVDASVPQQREGRPGAGAVAGAAAGSGVADSGDGDADLDDSASEPDTVLPPPLELPPSDAELVQLMRDGDDSAYEELFRRHSEAVRRYAKTCCRDAHTADDLTAEVFARTLQAVRGGAGPEQAVRAYLMTTVRRVAANWARTQKREHLVEDFAVFAADAARSSEVSDQDTMDLGADVRAMHEAEQSLAMQAFRSLPERWQAVLWHTTVEEESPSEVAPLFGLTANATAVLASRAREGLKQAYLQAHVSQSLTAGGDCARYADRLGAYARGGLRMRAERGLRKHLDECAKCRLAAGELAHVNAGIPALLPVAVIGWFAAGYSLKAAGVVAGGTAAAAGAGAAAAASGSSGGAASGGAAAEGLGAPAKAGIAAAIAVAAAAGLVWAMAGDPQPVAAPKPTQPVVTPIAPPKPAPSAKPSPKPAPPAPPVTSEPPTPTPPPPKPTPKPTPPPAPKPTPKPTPKPSPKPTPKPEAPRPKPKPKPKPAPPSVYQVNELQYGVFGDGTKPEVSLSDSSWMWQRTGLSIGGTQYAHGVSVHAPSSLLIDLNRQCTSYDAIVGIDDLSAQLGVGGVRFSVYGDGQRLWRSRVVQAGDPPVPVHVDIAGRSSIRLVVEEHTPFGRAAVADWAESLISCS, via the coding sequence ATGAGCGGTGACAGTCGGGACGATCCGCTGGTCGGCGGCGGCGCGGAGACCGAGGGCCTTCCCCCTCGGCAGGTTCCGAGCCAGGGCGGGCCGGGAGGTCTCTCCGGCGCGCCGACGTCTTCCGGAACACCGACGTCTTCCGGAGCACCAGGGGCGCCGTCCGTACACACCGAGCCGCATGCCGAGCCGGTCGACGCGAGCGTGCCGCAGCAGCGTGAGGGCAGGCCGGGTGCCGGGGCCGTCGCGGGAGCGGCCGCCGGGTCGGGAGTCGCCGACAGCGGTGACGGCGACGCCGACCTCGACGATTCCGCTTCCGAGCCCGACACCGTACTCCCGCCGCCGCTCGAACTGCCGCCCTCCGACGCCGAGCTCGTCCAGCTCATGCGGGACGGCGACGACTCCGCGTACGAGGAGCTGTTCCGCCGCCACTCCGAGGCCGTCCGCCGGTACGCCAAGACCTGCTGCCGGGACGCGCACACCGCCGACGACCTCACCGCCGAGGTCTTCGCCCGCACCCTCCAGGCCGTACGCGGCGGGGCCGGGCCCGAACAGGCCGTGCGCGCCTACCTCATGACCACCGTCCGGCGGGTCGCCGCGAACTGGGCCAGGACCCAGAAGCGGGAACACCTCGTCGAGGACTTCGCGGTCTTCGCCGCGGACGCCGCCCGCTCCTCCGAGGTCTCCGACCAGGACACCATGGACCTCGGCGCGGACGTCCGCGCCATGCACGAGGCCGAGCAGTCCCTCGCCATGCAGGCCTTCCGCTCGCTGCCCGAGCGCTGGCAGGCCGTGCTGTGGCACACCACCGTCGAGGAGGAGTCCCCGAGCGAGGTCGCCCCGCTCTTCGGACTGACCGCCAACGCCACGGCCGTGCTCGCCAGCCGGGCCCGCGAGGGTCTCAAGCAGGCCTACCTCCAGGCCCACGTCAGTCAGTCGCTCACCGCGGGCGGCGACTGCGCCCGCTACGCGGACCGGCTCGGCGCCTACGCGCGCGGCGGGCTGCGGATGCGGGCCGAGCGCGGCCTGCGCAAGCACCTGGACGAATGCGCCAAGTGCCGGCTCGCCGCCGGTGAGCTGGCCCATGTGAACGCCGGGATCCCCGCGCTCCTGCCCGTCGCCGTCATCGGCTGGTTCGCCGCCGGGTACTCGCTCAAGGCTGCCGGTGTCGTCGCCGGCGGCACCGCCGCCGCGGCCGGTGCGGGCGCGGCGGCCGCCGCCTCCGGGTCCTCCGGGGGCGCCGCCTCGGGCGGGGCCGCCGCCGAGGGACTCGGCGCGCCCGCGAAGGCCGGCATCGCGGCGGCCATAGCGGTCGCCGCGGCCGCCGGGCTCGTCTGGGCCATGGCCGGGGACCCGCAGCCCGTGGCCGCGCCCAAGCCCACGCAGCCGGTCGTCACCCCGATCGCGCCGCCGAAGCCCGCGCCCTCGGCGAAGCCCTCCCCGAAGCCCGCGCCCCCGGCCCCGCCCGTCACCTCCGAGCCGCCGACGCCCACGCCGCCTCCCCCGAAGCCCACGCCGAAGCCGACGCCGCCACCGGCTCCGAAGCCGACGCCCAAGCCCACCCCGAAGCCGAGCCCGAAGCCGACGCCGAAGCCCGAGGCGCCCCGCCCGAAGCCGAAGCCCAAGCCGAAGCCCGCCCCGCCGTCCGTCTACCAGGTCAACGAGCTGCAGTACGGGGTCTTCGGCGACGGCACCAAGCCCGAGGTGTCCCTCTCGGACAGCAGCTGGATGTGGCAGCGCACCGGCCTGTCCATCGGCGGCACCCAGTACGCGCACGGGGTCAGCGTCCACGCGCCGTCCTCGCTGCTCATCGACCTCAACCGGCAGTGCACGAGTTACGACGCGATCGTCGGCATCGACGACCTGAGCGCCCAGCTCGGCGTCGGCGGCGTCCGCTTCTCCGTCTATGGGGACGGGCAGCGGCTCTGGCGCTCCCGGGTCGTCCAGGCGGGCGACCCGCCGGTCCCGGTGCACGTCGACATCGCGGGCCGCTCCTCGATCCGGCTCGTGGTGGAGGAACACACGCCGTTCGGCCGGGCCGCGGTCGCGGACTGGGCGGAGTCCCTGATCAGCTGCTCCTGA
- a CDS encoding ATP-binding SpoIIE family protein phosphatase has product MNFTRWSARLPGTQRRAARGTEGSVPAARGEYGQQLEQPDNEAAEAADIPALEDFSVRELLGRLPGLVALVYGPEHRIAYVNDAYAAAFGPRPAGATVADTCPEAEELGLLPLMDQVLRSGKPRTVKSRRTKDGGSYTVTCLPVDSPRLDGGGVLVHAADVTDHAEAAERLRASERRHRETAVTLQRSLLPQELEQPDDLRIAATYQPGVADAAVGGDWYDVITLGAGRTALVIGDVMGRGVRAAAVMGQLRTAVRAYARLDLPPHEVLQLLDGLAAEIDASQIATCVYAIHDPNEGKLVYASAGHLPILVRDEDGTVRRAEDPTGPPLGTGGWLHASGSIALPPGSTAVLYTDGLVERRREDIDEGVAALARALAGASGTPQVVCDRLLRSLGVTAEHDDDVAVLVVQHPSRKGADAELFHNAALELLGGVEAAPRARAFASGVLSSWRFPVELRDLGVLATSELVANSLQHGTPPMRLRLRRTDRRLIIEVTDGDDHLPRRRRAETEDEAGRGISIIATIASSWGSRRTPGGGKAVWCEFALPD; this is encoded by the coding sequence GTGAACTTCACCCGTTGGAGCGCCCGGCTCCCCGGCACGCAGCGCCGCGCGGCGCGGGGGACCGAAGGCTCCGTGCCCGCCGCCCGCGGTGAGTACGGTCAGCAGCTGGAGCAGCCCGACAACGAGGCCGCCGAGGCCGCCGACATCCCTGCCCTGGAGGACTTCTCCGTACGGGAGCTGCTCGGCCGACTCCCCGGCCTCGTCGCCCTCGTGTACGGCCCGGAGCACCGCATCGCGTACGTGAACGACGCGTACGCCGCCGCGTTCGGCCCGCGCCCCGCCGGCGCCACCGTCGCCGACACCTGCCCGGAGGCCGAGGAGCTCGGCCTGCTGCCCCTCATGGACCAGGTGCTGCGCAGCGGCAAGCCCCGCACGGTCAAGTCCCGGCGGACCAAGGACGGCGGCTCGTACACGGTCACGTGCCTGCCCGTCGACAGCCCCCGCCTCGACGGCGGCGGGGTCCTCGTCCACGCCGCCGACGTCACCGACCACGCCGAGGCCGCCGAGCGGCTCCGCGCCAGCGAGCGCCGGCACCGCGAGACCGCCGTCACCCTCCAGCGCTCCCTGCTCCCGCAGGAGCTGGAGCAGCCCGACGACCTGCGGATCGCCGCCACCTACCAGCCCGGCGTCGCGGACGCGGCCGTCGGCGGCGACTGGTACGACGTGATCACCCTCGGCGCCGGCCGCACCGCGCTCGTCATCGGCGACGTGATGGGCCGGGGCGTCCGCGCCGCCGCCGTCATGGGCCAGCTCCGCACCGCCGTCCGGGCCTACGCGCGCCTGGACCTGCCCCCGCACGAGGTCCTCCAGCTCCTCGACGGCCTCGCCGCCGAGATCGACGCCAGCCAGATCGCCACCTGTGTGTACGCGATCCACGACCCCAACGAGGGCAAGCTGGTGTACGCCTCCGCCGGCCACCTCCCGATCCTCGTACGGGACGAGGACGGCACCGTCCGCCGCGCCGAGGACCCGACGGGACCGCCGCTCGGCACCGGCGGCTGGCTGCACGCCTCGGGTTCCATCGCCCTGCCGCCCGGCTCCACCGCCGTCCTCTACACCGACGGCCTGGTCGAGCGCCGCCGTGAGGACATCGACGAGGGCGTCGCGGCCCTGGCCCGCGCCCTCGCCGGCGCCAGCGGCACCCCGCAGGTGGTCTGCGACCGGCTCCTGCGCTCCCTGGGGGTCACCGCCGAGCACGACGACGACGTCGCCGTCCTGGTCGTCCAGCACCCCTCCCGCAAGGGCGCGGACGCCGAGCTCTTCCACAACGCCGCCCTGGAACTCCTCGGCGGCGTGGAGGCCGCCCCCCGCGCGCGTGCCTTCGCGTCCGGAGTCCTCTCCTCCTGGCGCTTCCCGGTGGAGCTGCGCGACCTGGGCGTCCTCGCCACCAGCGAGCTCGTGGCGAACTCCCTCCAGCACGGCACCCCGCCCATGCGTCTGCGGCTGCGCCGCACCGACCGCCGCCTGATCATCGAGGTCACGGACGGCGACGACCACCTGCCGCGCCGCCGCAGGGCGGAAACGGAGGACGAGGCGGGTCGCGGAATCTCGATCATCGCGACGATCGCCTCGTCCTGGGGGAGCCGCCGCACACCGGGCGGCGGCAAAGCGGTCTGGTGCGAGTTCGCCCTGCCGGACTAG